A section of the Euwallacea similis isolate ESF13 chromosome 9, ESF131.1, whole genome shotgun sequence genome encodes:
- the CycH gene encoding cyclin-H has translation MFPSSSQRKYWMFESEDELNSLRETANAKYIQLQGRSYGDASKANFFLTPEEERVMVKKFQLNLRDFCKRFQPAMPRCVMGTAFHYFKRFYITNSVMNFHPKEIMVTCVYLSCKVEEFNVSIQQFVANIKGDREKATDIILNNELLLMEQLNFHLAIHNPFRPVEGLLIDIKTRGSLHDPERLRQGTEQFLERALLTDSILLYSPSQVALAAILHAASKLQENLDSYVTEVLFGNGGRDKLEVLIDAVRAIRSMEKTADSAPDKSYIKILDKKLDKCRNPENNPDSDIYKKKMQAMLDEDDDLYYTISAQNQQRNDSALNMSIPVSPEVA, from the exons atgtttcccTCAAGTTCGCAACGTAAATACTGGATGTTTGAGAGCGAAGATGAATTAAATAGTTTAAGAGAAACAGCTAATGCTAAATACATTCAATTGCAAGGAAGAAGTTATGGC GATGCTTCTAAAGCAAATTTCTTCCTTACCCCAGAAGAAGAGCGAGTAATGGTAAAAAAGTTCCAACTGaatttaagagatttttgTAAAAGATTCCAACCTGCCATGCCTAGATGCGTTATGGGAACTGCATTCCATTATTTCAAAAGATTTTACATTACAAACTCAGTTATGAACTTTCATCCTAAGGAAATTAT ggtaACATGTGTTTATTTGTCCTGTAAAGTCGAGGAATTTAATGTATCAATTCAACAATTTGTTGCTAATATTAAAGGAGATAGGGAAAAGGCTACAGatattattctaaataatGAACTTTTGTTAATGGAACAATTAAACTTTCATCTAGCAATCCACAATCCTTTCAGACCTGTGGAAGGATTACTTATTGACATAAAG ACTAGAGGGTCCCTGCATGATCCTGAACGTTTGCGTCAAGGAACTGAACAGTTTCTTGAAAGAGCATTATTAACAGATTCAATTCTTCTGTATTCCCCTAGTCAAGTAGCACTAGCTGCCATTCTCCATGCAGCTTCCAAACTCCAAGAGAACTTAGATTCTTATGTAACAGAAGTGTTATTTGGGAATGGTGGAAGGGATAAGTTGGAGGTGTTAATTGATGCTGTTAGAG CAATTAGATCTATGGAGAAAACGGCAGATAGCGCACCCGACAAGAGCTACATTAAGATTTTGGATAAAAAACTGGATAAATGCAGGAACCCTGAGAATAATCCTGATAGCGACAT ATACAAGAAGAAGATGCAAGCAATGTTAGATGAGGACGATGATTTATATTACACAATATCAGCTCAGAATCAACAAAGGAACGACTCAGCTTTGAATATGAGCATTCCAGTCTCTCCTGAAGTGGcttag
- the hd gene encoding protein downstream neighbor of son homolog yields the protein MLNASGAPSSWQHPKELLKLQKLKFKKRALQERINGSKSTSPAYKLPTQDSVILENVLNSRKRKNPFAVEEAQVKKGKISEEILSETTDPTLFKLLNNSTSTSQQEPVPTSFSNILSTLNNKSIFKGEEIATEEKFSESTFCPVDWTLKRKMRLISLKPFPWSQKLKISEESSGITSFTRCLDMEKCDISLDVSPNAQFHQCSLYWQHPYLPWLTLFPRSISKSDFNGMSLGGNSVIKTKLYESWTDSFTSLYHLIKTRQCPYFYVCANSFTALFRASGISGYADFNVMVSPSTRGFRSLLTEEGIEFHMPLKFGGQIKAGMSRNGAEEDAPGQSNLNHHHDDPELEEDLFSDLGINAEDIKHIMYTQNRIEHITECQVDRTDQSLILIKGMEVNAFFNFLLNCKSTIPSTGPLAGVPPTLLSPVAFCGATLNALKVRENKMHSEGNDYFSIELTGPVLPSTVHNIFNTNSHEHSVTMTFSDVESTRSFSQGDMVNPKKGNVEERGSAIFGKENLKDCGLSLKVLNSFCSRDAVSNLECLKYSGETGKFTWS from the exons ATGCTGAACGCCTCAGGCGCCCCTTCAAGTTGGCAGCATCCCAAAGAGctcttaaaattgcaaaaattgaagtttaaaaaGCGAGCTTTACAAGAACGGATAAATGGTAGTAAAAGTACAAGCCCTGCTTACAAACTGCCTACTCAGGACTCAGTGATACTTGAAAATGTCTTGAATTCAAGGAAACGAAAAAATCCCTTTGCTGTGGAGGAGGCTCAAgtgaaaaaagggaaaattagTGAGGAAATATTAAGCGAAACTACTGACCCAACcttatttaaattgctcaaTAATAGCACTTCTACCAGTCAACAAGAACCTGTTCCTACAAGCTTCAGTAATATTTTATCTactttaaacaataaaagtaTCTTTAAAGGTGAAGAGATTGCAACTGAAGAGAAATTTAGTGAATCCACATTTTGCCCTGTTGACTGGACATTGAAACGTAAAATGAGGCTAATATCACTGAAACCATTTCCTTGGAGTCAAAAGCTGAAAATCAGTGAAGAGTCCTCAGGTATTACCAGCTTCACTCGCTGCCTTGATATGGAGAAATGTGACATCTCCTTGGATGTCTCCCCAAATGCACAATTCCATCAATGTTCCCTTTATTGGCAGCATCCATACCTGCCATGGCTCACTCTGTTTCCAAGAAGCATAtcaaaaagtgattttaacGGAATGAGTTTAGGGGGCAATTCtgtaataaaaactaaactcTATGAGTCATGGACTGACAGTTTTACATCTCTTTATCACTTAATAAAGACAAGACAATGCCcttatttttatgtttgtgCAAACAGCTTTACAGCCTTGTTTCGAGCATCTGGCATCTCTGGTTATGCTGATTTTAATGTGATGGTGAGCCCCAGTACAAGAGGGTTTCGGAGTTTGCTTACAGAGGAAGGTATTGAATTTCACATGCCTCTGAAGTTTGGAGGGCAAATTAAAGCTGGAATGAGTAGAAATGGTGCAGAAGAGGATGCTCCTGGGCAGAGTAATTTG AATCACCATCATGATGACCCTGAACTTGAGGAGGACTTGTTCAGCGACTTAGGAATTAATGCTGAAGACATAAAGCATATTATGTATACTCAG AACCGAATCGAGCATATCACTGAATGCCAAGTAGACAGAACTGACCAAAGCCTCATTTTAATCAAAGGAATGGAAgttaatgcatttttcaacttcctaTTAAACTGTAAAAGCACCATACCGTCAACCGGCCCTTTAGCTGGGGTACCTCCAACTCTACTCTCTCCAGTGGCATTTTGTGGAGCCACCCTCAATGCCCTTAAAGTGAgggaaaataaaatgcattcCGAGGGAAACgattatttttcgatagaaTTAACCGGCCCAGTTTTGCCTAGTACCGTCCACAATATCTTCAATACCAACAGCCATGAGCACAGCGTCACAATGACCTTTAGTGATGTTGAGAGTACCAGGAGTTTTAGTCAAGGTGATATGGTCAAtccaaaaaaaggaaatgtCGAAGAGAGAGGATCTGCGATTTTCGGGAAAGAAAATCTTAAAGATTGCGGTCTTAGCCTTAAagttttgaatagtttttgCTCTAGAGATGCAGTGAGTAATTTAGAGTGTTTGAAATATTCCGGTGAAACGGGGAAATTTACGTGGAGCTGA